In Gammaproteobacteria bacterium, one DNA window encodes the following:
- a CDS encoding copper oxidase, with the protein MFEKSIVRKITGVIAYCAAVSALPVNMVFAAGSQVNFALTDIPGRWFDTGSAIAGNRSIAIAAPGVQVNFSGNSNTVHTRTSLIYPTGATGMPFNTEPKKGGDSLTLTTPGLYVFTCSIHPYMFGAVIVDDPATGGLDLGSSLSLINGITVPSSSDLATRLLRTFFIATNPANWQDYAKNAPWHITYPNVDVRVDIGAVNLPAVLNARYGNDIPLSALQNPATPAVGEIWAATQFEMTAGKEKPGTVSAVDGNTWRVTRKVALPAIKMNNPHNMWTDRNQNVIYVTQWFDKKLTVYDRKTGALIRNVSVGEAPAHVMTLTDNDRIHITNNGDTRTDSVMELSPLATQVLRRVDIGRGNAHAHWMSHDGKTMVTPNVLSGDTTQYNFRTNTIDAILPVSGHFSHPLATGMMPDASKYYVANLLDSTITAVDMATHTVIKHINLIEHYNPVSGAISGPVGALPVQTPVSPDGKNMVTANTLTGTITIVDTRPDLATTDEVVAMLPCDPGCHGVQYGAKKGGGYYAYVTSKFSNRMLVIDPDPNGDGDPSDAKIAGKVGLFAASATAMDDRIAANPGMGGQGILPIPLVYNGWVQNLPTVWRNQLTPAQQDPIK; encoded by the coding sequence ATGTTTGAGAAATCAATCGTCAGAAAAATAACAGGCGTCATCGCTTATTGCGCTGCCGTTTCGGCTTTGCCGGTAAACATGGTTTTTGCTGCCGGCAGTCAGGTCAATTTTGCGCTGACCGATATTCCAGGACGCTGGTTTGACACCGGATCGGCGATTGCGGGTAATCGCTCGATCGCCATCGCGGCGCCGGGTGTGCAAGTCAATTTTTCCGGTAATTCCAATACCGTGCATACCAGAACCAGCTTGATTTACCCAACTGGTGCAACCGGCATGCCGTTCAATACCGAGCCGAAGAAAGGCGGGGATAGCCTGACGCTGACCACGCCGGGATTGTATGTGTTCACATGCAGCATTCACCCGTACATGTTCGGCGCCGTGATTGTCGATGATCCAGCTACCGGCGGTCTCGATCTCGGATCTTCGCTCAGTTTGATCAACGGCATCACCGTTCCCAGCAGCAGCGATCTGGCGACGCGTTTGTTACGCACTTTTTTCATCGCGACCAATCCCGCCAACTGGCAGGATTATGCGAAAAATGCCCCGTGGCATATCACCTATCCGAACGTCGACGTGCGCGTGGATATCGGCGCCGTCAATTTGCCGGCCGTGCTGAATGCGCGCTACGGCAACGATATTCCGTTATCCGCATTGCAAAATCCGGCTACACCCGCGGTCGGTGAAATTTGGGCAGCCACGCAGTTTGAAATGACCGCGGGAAAAGAGAAACCGGGCACAGTATCTGCGGTCGACGGCAACACCTGGCGAGTCACGCGCAAGGTGGCGCTGCCTGCGATCAAAATGAACAATCCGCATAATATGTGGACGGATAGAAATCAGAATGTTATTTATGTGACACAATGGTTCGATAAAAAACTGACGGTCTATGATCGCAAAACCGGCGCGCTGATCCGTAACGTATCGGTCGGTGAAGCGCCCGCACATGTGATGACGCTGACTGACAACGATCGGATTCATATCACCAATAACGGCGATACGCGCACCGATTCCGTGATGGAGCTGAGTCCATTGGCCACCCAAGTGCTGCGCCGGGTGGATATCGGCCGCGGTAACGCGCATGCGCATTGGATGAGCCATGACGGCAAGACCATGGTGACGCCGAATGTGCTGAGCGGCGATACCACGCAATACAATTTCAGAACCAATACCATCGATGCGATTTTGCCGGTCAGCGGGCATTTCAGTCATCCGCTGGCCACCGGTATGATGCCGGATGCCAGTAAATATTACGTCGCCAATCTGCTGGACAGCACCATCACGGCGGTCGATATGGCGACGCATACCGTTATCAAGCACATCAACCTGATCGAACATTACAATCCTGTATCCGGCGCGATTTCCGGGCCTGTCGGCGCACTGCCGGTGCAAACCCCGGTTTCGCCGGACGGGAAAAACATGGTAACGGCGAATACCCTGACCGGTACCATCACCATCGTCGATACGCGCCCCGATTTGGCTACAACCGATGAAGTGGTCGCCATGCTGCCGTGCGATCCGGGTTGTCATGGCGTGCAATACGGCGCCAAGAAAGGCGGCGGTTATTATGCGTACGTGACCAGTAAATTTTCCAACCGGATGCTGGTCATCGATCCCGATCCCAATGGCGACGGCGACCCATCCGACGCGAAAATAGCCGGAAAAGTCGGACTCTTCGCTGCGAGCGCCACCGCGATGGACGACAGAATTGCGGCAAATCCGGGCATGGGCGGGCAAGGCATACTGCCTATTCCGCTGGTTTATAACGGCTGGGTGCAGAATCTGCCCACTGTATGGCGTAATCAACTAACCCCGGCACAGCAGGATCCCATTAAATAG
- the speB gene encoding agmatinase, with amino-acid sequence MTDHGSIKINGAIAREDLHGMLREPTFSGVLSFMRRIYSKDITGAELVISGVPLDLAVSYRSGARFGPQGIRLASAEVASLKPYPWGFDPFEQLAVIDFGDCYLDVHNPMTIHEAIADHARHILASGARMLTFGGDHYISYPLLKAHAEKFGAPLALIHFDAHSDTWPDNSPSSLNHGSMFYKAVQDGLIDPKHSVQIGIRTWNDDFMGIHVLDATWVQRHGTDAVIAEVERIVGDRPAYFTFDIDCLDPAYAPGTGTPVCGGLTTAQALAIIRGFTGINLIGMDIVEVSPPYDHSQITALAAAHIACDLICLLAKRKADGLLRV; translated from the coding sequence ATGACGGATCATGGCTCAATCAAAATTAACGGTGCGATAGCACGCGAGGATCTTCACGGCATGTTGCGCGAGCCGACTTTCTCGGGTGTGCTTTCCTTCATGCGGCGCATTTACAGCAAGGATATTACCGGAGCCGAACTGGTGATCAGCGGGGTGCCGCTCGATCTGGCGGTGTCTTACCGTTCCGGCGCGCGTTTCGGGCCGCAAGGAATCCGCTTGGCGTCGGCGGAAGTCGCGTCATTGAAGCCCTATCCGTGGGGTTTCGATCCGTTCGAGCAGCTCGCGGTGATCGATTTTGGCGATTGCTATCTCGATGTTCACAATCCGATGACGATCCATGAAGCGATTGCCGATCATGCCCGGCATATTCTGGCTTCGGGTGCGCGCATGCTGACATTCGGCGGTGATCACTACATCAGTTATCCGTTGTTGAAAGCGCATGCGGAAAAGTTTGGCGCGCCGCTTGCATTGATTCATTTCGATGCGCACAGCGATACTTGGCCGGATAACTCGCCCAGTTCGCTGAATCACGGTTCGATGTTTTATAAAGCCGTGCAAGATGGATTGATCGATCCCAAACATTCGGTACAAATCGGTATTCGTACCTGGAATGACGATTTCATGGGCATTCATGTCTTGGATGCCACCTGGGTACAGCGGCACGGTACCGATGCGGTGATCGCCGAAGTTGAACGTATCGTCGGCGATCGTCCGGCTTATTTCACCTTTGATATCGATTGCCTCGATCCGGCGTATGCGCCCGGCACCGGCACGCCGGTGTGCGGCGGACTGACTACTGCGCAAGCATTGGCGATCATTCGAGGTTTTACTGGAATTAATCTGATCGGCATGGATATCGTGGAAGTATCGCCGCCCTATGACCACAGCCAGATCACGGCGCTCGCCGCCGCGCATATCGCCTGCGATCTGATTTGCTTGCTGGCAAAGCGCAAAGCGGACGGATTGCTGCGAGTCTGA
- a CDS encoding septal ring lytic transglycosylase RlpA family protein, whose amino-acid sequence MSQSTYRKHIGAMLLTASLISGCASMFSGTSQRSPDTGSQRYPNLTAPYNKPYKINGVTYYPMRSAAGYREVGHASWYGSESGNRTAMGTRFVPHGLTAAHKTLPLPSRVRVTNLQNGRHVDVLVNDRGPFKKGRIIDLSHGAAKKIGLHGVARVRVEHLDEKISQK is encoded by the coding sequence ATGTCACAATCAACCTACCGCAAACATATCGGTGCGATGTTATTAACCGCCAGTTTGATCAGCGGTTGTGCTTCGATGTTTTCCGGTACTTCGCAGCGCTCACCGGATACGGGCAGTCAACGCTACCCCAATCTCACCGCGCCTTACAACAAACCTTACAAGATAAATGGTGTCACCTACTACCCGATGCGCTCGGCCGCCGGCTACCGGGAAGTCGGCCATGCCTCGTGGTATGGTTCGGAATCGGGTAATCGCACCGCCATGGGAACGCGCTTCGTTCCACATGGCTTAACCGCCGCGCATAAAACCTTGCCGCTGCCATCGCGTGTCCGCGTTACCAATTTGCAAAACGGCCGTCATGTCGACGTTCTGGTCAACGATCGCGGGCCGTTCAAGAAAGGCAGAATTATCGATTTATCGCACGGCGCGGCAAAAAAAATCGGCTTGCACGGCGTGGCCAGAGTCAGGGTCGAACATCTCGACGAGAAAATCAGCCAGAAATAA
- a CDS encoding radical SAM protein, with product MSSEKGLVFDIKRDCSEDGPGIRTTVFLKGCPLSCVWCQNPEGRAVKPETDIHGNRIGTWYTVDELMYRLLQDKPIFTASGGGVTLSGGEATLQMGFASQLLQALKREGIHTAIETSGFFDYQRFKDEMLPWLDLIYFDIKLMDEAASKEYCGHSSKRILDNFSRLLKDAQIPVIPRIPLIPGITTTEDNLRAIAAFLDQQGVKSCALMPYNPLWSDKLKKLGLPARYEHKGFMTPAEQKACIGYFTKSE from the coding sequence ATGAGCAGCGAAAAGGGGCTGGTTTTCGACATCAAGCGCGATTGCAGCGAGGACGGCCCCGGTATCCGCACCACGGTTTTTCTCAAGGGCTGCCCGCTTTCCTGTGTTTGGTGCCAGAATCCTGAAGGCAGAGCGGTCAAGCCCGAAACCGATATTCATGGCAACCGGATCGGCACGTGGTACACGGTGGACGAACTGATGTACCGATTGCTGCAAGACAAACCGATTTTTACTGCAAGCGGTGGCGGTGTCACGTTGTCGGGTGGTGAAGCGACATTACAAATGGGTTTCGCCAGTCAGCTGTTGCAAGCTTTGAAACGCGAAGGTATCCATACGGCGATAGAAACCAGCGGGTTTTTCGATTATCAACGCTTCAAGGATGAAATGCTGCCATGGCTGGATTTGATTTATTTTGATATCAAATTGATGGATGAAGCAGCCAGCAAAGAATATTGCGGGCACTCGAGCAAGCGCATTCTGGATAATTTTTCCCGTTTACTTAAGGATGCGCAGATACCGGTGATTCCAAGAATTCCGCTGATTCCGGGAATAACAACGACCGAAGACAACCTCCGCGCCATCGCCGCATTTCTCGATCAACAGGGCGTCAAGTCGTGCGCGTTGATGCCCTACAATCCGCTGTGGAGCGATAAGCTGAAGAAACTGGGTTTGCCGGCGCGTTACGAGCATAAAGGGTTCATGACACCGGCGGAACAAAAAGCTTGCATCGGTTACTTCACGAAATCAGAATAA
- a CDS encoding formate acetyltransferase, with amino-acid sequence MMSNDKFNRGGIRIDLEQGTADTSAFSGNIAVFPIPNTTPDKIKTLRDLALSDIQLGDFPVVQAWRNQLFDPEWIPEVCDELPRLLTEFLRQPEHAALLPVTRRAQALKHVFSHKTPLVRSTDLLPGQTTTSFVGPVVYMDMSGYCIWPELETLAKRPQNPFKIKPEVAKRLNEEIFPFWLERRTVQEAARYSAYDTADYKNDQRDEVDGGMCEGKPSIDPPLKKSAGETPKCQELFERVAFYLSDKATAVSHTTPDFARVLQFGFNGLIAQLQKDIADGVADTPQKIEFAQSVIAVYEGAKIYAGHLAEAAEKAGNSELAAICRKVPAEPASTLAEAITVVWICYHLLLQENTNFGLSLGRLDQTLNEFYLRDWQSQPDEAAKTAYTKRAVELMCHFFLRCSDHVPLSPESAEVLFAGSGSNQALTVGGTRWENGQTVDAVNDMTYIILKATEMLSIRDPNVHARYHKDVHHRAPDGTPLAAHEISPYLKRICQVNLVTRATPALHGDAPVIRSMANYYAKHDHVTPDEALADAHDYASIGCIEQNADHKHYGHTGSTLLVLPAVLELAMFGGKHRSDGVGKNDPNLFYGQPDYTSPPLTAMTSMQDFIASFRFQLDEMARHCVQFNNYLGRTLEKVRPSPLLSGLFDGPTNKPGESGAKFRDVASGGAKYNSSGVAIIGLADVIDSFCVIDALVFGGKMSAQELIAVLDANFGRSPLAANEAEAHNFVKNWLDRIRQLAGGSGTHPAAMTPQRLQECMRLIRLAPKYGAGVDETPGGIYNNAMAVKYTRLLTKMIQEVFFKYRTHRGGRYLTGYWSMTNHAGFGMLSRATPNGRVNSASFASGITPCPGIVKANGEPVMLLDHMLSVASVDADTVQNGYTYNLSLTPRGKAYFDEDIELFATHMKTFMDQDGVLVQLCVTSIEDFIAANAAATAASRAGAGEAEQKALAPYKDLMIRVAGYSAYYVTLSPLMRQEIIDRANFDMKSGVEQHATTGA; translated from the coding sequence ATGATGAGTAATGACAAATTCAATCGCGGCGGCATCCGCATCGATCTAGAACAGGGCACTGCGGATACTTCAGCATTTAGCGGTAACATCGCCGTTTTTCCTATTCCCAATACCACGCCGGATAAGATCAAAACATTACGCGATCTGGCGCTGAGCGACATCCAGCTCGGCGACTTCCCGGTGGTGCAGGCGTGGCGCAATCAATTGTTCGATCCGGAATGGATTCCGGAAGTGTGCGATGAACTGCCGCGCTTATTGACCGAGTTTCTGCGTCAGCCCGAACATGCGGCGTTGCTGCCGGTAACGCGCCGCGCGCAAGCGTTGAAACACGTATTCAGCCACAAAACGCCGCTGGTGCGCAGCACCGACCTACTGCCGGGGCAAACCACCACCAGCTTTGTCGGCCCGGTGGTGTACATGGATATGAGCGGGTATTGCATTTGGCCGGAGCTGGAGACGCTGGCCAAACGCCCGCAGAATCCGTTCAAGATCAAGCCGGAAGTCGCCAAGCGGCTGAACGAAGAAATTTTTCCCTTCTGGCTGGAGCGGCGCACGGTGCAAGAGGCGGCGCGTTATAGTGCTTACGACACCGCGGATTACAAGAACGATCAGCGCGATGAAGTCGATGGCGGAATGTGCGAAGGCAAACCGTCCATCGACCCGCCGCTGAAAAAAAGCGCCGGTGAAACGCCCAAATGCCAGGAACTGTTTGAACGGGTGGCTTTTTACTTATCCGATAAAGCCACGGCCGTTTCCCATACCACACCGGATTTCGCCCGGGTGCTGCAATTCGGATTCAACGGACTGATTGCGCAACTGCAGAAAGATATCGCCGATGGTGTCGCCGATACGCCGCAAAAAATCGAATTTGCCCAAAGCGTCATTGCGGTATACGAGGGCGCCAAGATTTACGCCGGACATTTGGCCGAGGCCGCCGAAAAAGCCGGAAATAGCGAGCTGGCGGCGATCTGCCGCAAGGTGCCGGCAGAGCCTGCCAGTACCTTGGCGGAAGCGATTACCGTCGTCTGGATTTGCTACCACTTGCTGTTGCAGGAAAATACCAATTTCGGCCTCTCGCTGGGCCGGTTGGATCAGACGCTGAATGAATTCTATCTGCGCGACTGGCAGTCGCAACCGGACGAAGCGGCGAAAACGGCGTATACAAAACGGGCGGTCGAGTTGATGTGTCACTTCTTTTTGCGCTGCTCCGATCATGTGCCGCTGTCGCCGGAAAGCGCGGAGGTGCTGTTTGCCGGCAGCGGTTCGAACCAGGCATTAACCGTGGGCGGTACGCGTTGGGAAAATGGCCAGACGGTCGATGCAGTCAACGACATGACCTACATCATCCTGAAAGCGACGGAAATGCTGTCCATCCGCGATCCGAACGTACATGCCCGCTATCATAAGGATGTTCATCATCGCGCGCCGGATGGCACGCCTTTGGCGGCGCATGAGATTTCCCCTTATCTGAAACGCATTTGCCAGGTGAATCTGGTTACCCGCGCAACACCTGCGCTGCACGGCGATGCGCCGGTGATCCGCAGCATGGCGAATTATTATGCCAAACACGATCATGTTACGCCTGACGAAGCGTTGGCGGATGCGCATGATTACGCGTCGATCGGCTGTATCGAACAGAATGCCGACCATAAACATTACGGCCATACCGGCTCCACCTTGCTGGTGCTGCCGGCGGTGCTTGAGCTGGCGATGTTCGGCGGCAAGCACCGCAGCGACGGCGTTGGCAAGAACGATCCCAATTTGTTCTACGGCCAGCCGGATTACACGTCCCCGCCGTTGACGGCGATGACGTCGATGCAGGATTTCATCGCTAGCTTTCGCTTTCAGCTCGATGAAATGGCGCGGCATTGCGTGCAATTCAACAATTATCTCGGGCGCACGCTGGAAAAAGTCCGGCCTTCGCCACTGCTGTCGGGACTATTCGACGGGCCCACGAACAAACCGGGAGAAAGTGGCGCCAAATTCCGCGACGTTGCTTCCGGCGGCGCCAAATATAATTCTTCCGGGGTGGCCATTATCGGGCTTGCCGATGTGATCGATTCGTTTTGTGTCATCGATGCGCTGGTGTTCGGCGGCAAGATGTCGGCGCAGGAACTGATCGCAGTATTGGATGCGAATTTCGGCCGCAGCCCGTTGGCCGCTAATGAGGCGGAAGCGCACAATTTTGTCAAAAACTGGCTGGATCGTATCCGGCAGTTGGCAGGTGGTTCCGGCACGCATCCGGCAGCAATGACGCCACAGCGGCTGCAAGAGTGCATGCGCTTGATCCGCCTGGCGCCGAAGTATGGCGCCGGGGTCGATGAAACCCCCGGTGGTATTTACAACAATGCAATGGCGGTTAAGTACACGCGCTTACTGACTAAAATGATCCAGGAGGTTTTTTTCAAGTACCGCACGCATCGCGGCGGGCGCTACCTGACCGGTTATTGGAGCATGACCAACCACGCCGGTTTCGGCATGCTGAGCCGGGCTACGCCGAATGGCCGGGTCAATAGCGCGTCGTTCGCCAGCGGCATCACGCCGTGCCCCGGTATCGTCAAAGCCAACGGCGAGCCGGTGATGCTGCTGGATCATATGCTGTCGGTGGCCAGCGTCGACGCGGATACGGTGCAAAACGGCTACACCTATAATCTCAGTCTGACGCCGCGTGGCAAGGCGTATTTCGATGAAGATATCGAGCTTTTCGCTACGCATATGAAGACATTTATGGATCAGGACGGTGTGCTGGTTCAACTGTGCGTGACCTCGATCGAGGATTTCATCGCGGCAAACGCTGCCGCGACGGCGGCAAGCCGGGCCGGTGCGGGTGAAGCCGAGCAAAAAGCGCTGGCGCCGTACAAAGATCTGATGATCCGCGTGGCCGGTTACTCCGCTTACTATGTCACGTTGAGTCCGTTGATGCGGCAGGAAATTATCGATCGCGCCAATTTCGACATGAAAAGCGGCGTCGAACAGCACGCAACTACAGGAGCGTAG
- a CDS encoding CDP-6-deoxy-delta-3,4-glucoseen reductase, whose amino-acid sequence MSHQIIIQPSGHAFRVEPGETILEAALREGYSLPYGCRNGSCGICKGKIIQGTVHYGNYSEETLTEEEKQVGYALFCCASPLSDVVIECHEIGATKDIEIKTLPCRVQKLELVAPDVMIISLKLPANQRLQFLAGQYIDILLKEGKRRSFSLANAPHDDELLQLHVRNYPGGAFTEHVFTQMKVKDMLRFTGPLGSFFLREAADDTAIIFLASGTGFAPIKSILEHIFYQENNRNNKRKITLYWGARTKADLYLIDLAESWQQQHGNFTFIPVLSEPLPSDNWHGRTGLVHEAVMQDHQNLERHQIYACGVPVMVKAAYHDFTSYRNLPKDAFFSDVFTPATSNPQIV is encoded by the coding sequence ATGTCGCATCAAATCATTATTCAGCCCAGCGGGCATGCTTTCCGGGTAGAACCCGGAGAAACGATTCTTGAAGCGGCTTTACGCGAAGGATACTCACTACCGTATGGTTGCCGCAATGGTTCCTGCGGAATTTGCAAAGGAAAAATCATCCAGGGGACAGTACACTATGGCAACTATAGTGAAGAAACCTTGACTGAAGAAGAAAAACAAGTCGGTTACGCATTGTTTTGCTGTGCTTCTCCTCTGAGCGATGTTGTGATTGAATGCCATGAGATTGGCGCAACCAAGGATATTGAAATTAAAACGTTACCCTGTCGTGTGCAAAAACTCGAGCTTGTCGCTCCGGATGTCATGATTATTTCTCTCAAACTGCCAGCGAATCAACGGCTGCAATTTCTGGCGGGACAGTATATCGATATTTTGCTCAAAGAGGGTAAACGCCGCAGTTTTTCCCTGGCAAACGCACCGCATGATGACGAGTTATTGCAGTTGCATGTGCGGAATTATCCGGGCGGCGCGTTCACGGAACATGTGTTTACGCAGATGAAAGTTAAAGACATGCTGCGTTTTACGGGGCCGCTGGGTTCATTCTTCTTACGCGAAGCAGCGGATGACACGGCGATTATTTTCCTGGCAAGCGGTACAGGATTCGCGCCCATAAAAAGTATTCTGGAACATATTTTTTATCAAGAAAACAATCGAAACAACAAGAGAAAAATAACTCTCTATTGGGGCGCTCGCACAAAAGCGGATTTATATTTGATCGATTTGGCTGAAAGCTGGCAACAACAGCACGGCAATTTTACTTTTATCCCCGTACTGTCGGAGCCGTTGCCATCGGACAATTGGCATGGTCGAACGGGACTGGTGCATGAAGCCGTGATGCAAGATCATCAGAACTTGGAAAGGCACCAAATCTATGCTTGCGGCGTTCCCGTCATGGTTAAAGCCGCTTATCACGACTTTACCAGCTATCGCAATTTGCCCAAGGATGCTTTCTTTTCCGATGTGTTTACTCCTGCGACCAGTAATCCCCAAATTGTTTAG
- a CDS encoding SDR family oxidoreductase produces MKETLLIVGCGDVALRTAKLLQAHYRILGLLRNLDSAGRLRSHGIIPVYGNLDSPKSLAKLAGIAQLILHLAPPPNHGLRDNRTAHLLSAISKRTKNKAPILPQRLVYISTSGVYGDCHGASIDESRPINPQNDRAIRRVDAEKQIRSWGKRNHVPITILRVPGIYAADRLPLKRLHEGHPAIVDSEDSYTNHIHADDLARIIVAALHRAKAGRIYHTSDDSRLKMGEYFDLVADHFGLPRPPRITRNQAYEQISPGMLSFMKESRQLKNLRMKKELRVKLLYPTVYEGVAAAPTNNL; encoded by the coding sequence ATGAAAGAAACATTATTAATTGTTGGTTGCGGTGATGTTGCGCTAAGAACGGCGAAGCTATTGCAAGCACATTACCGGATTCTCGGCCTGCTGCGTAATTTAGATAGCGCCGGTCGCTTACGATCGCATGGCATTATCCCGGTTTACGGAAATTTAGATTCTCCAAAGAGCCTTGCAAAACTCGCTGGAATCGCACAGCTGATACTGCATCTGGCACCTCCACCCAACCACGGATTACGCGACAATCGAACCGCGCATCTACTGTCCGCAATCTCCAAGCGAACTAAAAACAAAGCGCCGATTTTACCACAACGATTGGTCTACATCAGTACCAGCGGAGTCTATGGTGACTGCCACGGCGCATCAATTGATGAAAGCCGCCCGATCAATCCCCAAAATGACCGGGCAATCCGGCGCGTCGATGCTGAAAAGCAGATACGAAGCTGGGGCAAACGAAATCACGTTCCCATTACCATTTTACGTGTTCCCGGTATCTATGCCGCGGACAGACTGCCGCTGAAACGCCTGCATGAGGGTCACCCCGCCATAGTGGATAGCGAGGATAGTTATACCAACCATATTCATGCCGATGATCTGGCGCGCATCATCGTAGCCGCCCTGCATCGCGCAAAAGCAGGCAGAATCTATCATACAAGCGATGACTCCCGTCTGAAAATGGGAGAGTATTTCGACTTGGTGGCGGATCATTTCGGCTTACCACGCCCGCCCCGCATCACCCGAAACCAGGCATACGAGCAAATATCGCCGGGTATGTTGTCTTTCATGAAAGAATCCAGGCAGCTCAAGAACCTAAGAATGAAAAAAGAATTACGCGTCAAATTACTATACCCGACGGTATACGAAGGCGTTGCGGCAGCGCCAACCAACAATCTATGA
- a CDS encoding type II secretion system F family protein produces MIVTSTLRRQGIKVTKIKKTESGGKITDKDVTLFTRQLATMMKSGVPLLQAFDIVARGHSNRALSKLLMDIKTDVETGSNLTDAFRKYPLYFDALYCNLVGAGEAAGILDGILDRLATYKEKIQAIKGKIKSALFYPISIIVVAFIITAVIMIFVIPAFKDLFEGFGAELPAPTLVVMKLSDFFVAYWWAIIGGLGGAIYAFLYAWKRSIPMQRVMDRFALKLPIFGEVIRKATIARWSRTLSTMFAAGVPLVESLDSVAGAAGNFVYYEATKSIQLEVSTGNSLTSSMAGTSVFPNMVIQMVAIGEEAGSLDAMLGKIADFYEAEVDDAVAALSSLMEPIIMVVLGTLIGGMVVAMYLPIFKMGMVVS; encoded by the coding sequence GTGATTGTGACTTCCACATTACGCCGCCAGGGTATTAAAGTCACTAAAATCAAGAAAACCGAATCCGGCGGTAAGATAACCGACAAGGATGTCACTTTATTTACCCGCCAGCTCGCAACCATGATGAAATCCGGCGTACCGCTATTGCAGGCCTTTGATATCGTGGCAAGAGGGCACAGCAACCGCGCCTTGAGCAAATTACTCATGGACATCAAAACCGACGTGGAAACGGGCAGCAATTTAACGGATGCGTTCCGCAAATACCCACTGTATTTTGACGCTCTGTACTGCAATCTCGTTGGCGCCGGAGAAGCGGCCGGTATTCTGGACGGCATTCTCGATCGCCTGGCCACATATAAAGAAAAAATTCAGGCGATTAAGGGAAAAATCAAATCCGCGCTTTTTTACCCGATCTCGATTATTGTCGTTGCATTCATCATCACCGCGGTCATTATGATTTTTGTTATCCCCGCTTTCAAAGATTTATTTGAAGGATTCGGCGCCGAATTGCCAGCGCCGACATTGGTCGTAATGAAGCTCTCGGATTTCTTTGTCGCCTATTGGTGGGCGATTATCGGCGGTCTGGGCGGTGCAATTTATGCCTTTTTGTATGCCTGGAAACGCTCAATTCCCATGCAGCGCGTCATGGATCGTTTTGCACTCAAATTGCCGATCTTCGGTGAAGTTATCCGCAAAGCCACCATCGCCCGCTGGTCGCGCACACTCTCGACCATGTTCGCGGCCGGTGTTCCGCTGGTGGAATCATTGGATTCCGTTGCCGGTGCTGCGGGAAATTTTGTCTACTACGAAGCGACCAAGAGTATACAACTGGAAGTCAGCACCGGTAATAGCTTGACGTCTTCAATGGCAGGCACCAGTGTATTTCCGAACATGGTGATCCAAATGGTCGCGATCGGCGAAGAAGCCGGATCGCTCGATGCCATGCTCGGTAAAATCGCCGATTTCTATGAAGCGGAGGTAGACGATGCGGTAGCCGCGCTTTCGAGCCTGATGGAGCCCATTATCATGGTGGTATTGGGCACCCTCATTGGCGGCATGGTCGTTGCGATGTACTTGCCGATCTTCAAAATGGGTATGGTTGTCAGTTAA